In a genomic window of Deltaproteobacteria bacterium:
- a CDS encoding addiction module antitoxin, whose product MQKKLTITIDEQVYARLHSVIGRRRISRFIETLVRPHVSKSHLEATYKEMAQDEQREAEALEWAEGTVGDVGDETR is encoded by the coding sequence ATGCAAAAGAAATTGACCATCACGATTGATGAACAAGTCTACGCAAGGTTGCATTCGGTCATCGGGCGTCGTCGTATCAGCCGCTTCATCGAAACGCTGGTGCGGCCCCATGTTTCCAAAAGCCATCTTGAGGCTACTTACAAAGAAATGGCTCAGGACGAACAGCGAGAGGCCGAGGCCCTAGAGTGGGCGGAAGGTACAGTGGGCGATGTCGGCGATGAAACGCGGTGA